One Intestinimonas butyriciproducens genomic window, CTGGAGCACATCGCCAACGATACCAGCACCTTCCCCGCGGAGGAGAAGTACCGCGTCCACTGGGAGGGCATCGCCTGCTGGCCGAACCTGGGCTACAACCTGAAGACACTGAAAAACTACAATGTCAACGCGGTGATGAACGGGTATGTCACTGCGTGGGATGTGCTGTACGAGCCCGGGGATTTGGACGGCATGGCCCGGGCATACCAGATCTCCTCCACCAACAGCCTGTCCACCCCCTCCATCATGGGCAAGCGTGCCCAGAGCATCAAGGACTTCGGCTGTGACGGGATGCTCTGCCACGTGAACCGGAGCTGCAAGCTGATGACCTTCCACATCTTCACAGGCCGGGATATGATCGAGGAGCAGGCGGGCGTGCCGGTGGCGAACTTCGACGGAGACCAGTCGGATACGCGGGTGTTCTCCGAGGCGCAGTTCGAGACCCGCCTCCAGGGCCTGGTGGAGATCATGGATGAGAAAAAGAAGAAGGGGGCGGCGGAATAATGTCGGAGATCAAGGCGATACTGGAAGAGCTGGCGGAGGTATCCGGGAATCCCCGGAAGCAGATGGAGAAATATCTGTCGGCGGGGAAGAAGGTCGTGGGCTGCTTCCCTGTGTACACGCCGGAGGAGCTGGTGCACGCCGGGGGTATGATCCCCATGGGCCTGTGGGGCGGACAGATCACGCCGTCTGTGGCGGGAAAGTATAACCCGATCTTCACATGCTCCATCATGCGCTCCTGTATGGAATACGGGATGACGGGGGTGTACGAGGGCCTGACGTGCGCGGTGATGCCGATGCTGTGCGACACGTTCCGCGGCATGAGCGCGGCGTGGCGGTCCGGTGTGAAGGACATCCCGCTGGTGTCGTTCATCCACCCGCAGAACCGGACGGACTCCGATGCATTTTCGTTCCTGGTGGAGGAGTACCGGGCGGCGGCGAAGAAGCTGGAGGAAGTGACGGGATGCACCATTACGGAGGAGTCTCTGGCGCAGAGCATCGAGGTGTATAACGAGCACTCGGCGACGATGATGGCGTTTGCGAAGGCGGCCAACGACCACCTGGACGTGATCACGCCGGTGGCGCGGCACGCGGTGTTCAAGAGCGCGCTGTTCATGGAGAAGGGGGAGCACACGGAGAAGGTGAAGGAGCTCCTCTCGGCTCTGGAGGGGCTGCCGAAGTATGAGCACAAGGGGAAGAAAGTGATCCTGACGGGGATCACGGCGGAGCCCGACGAGTTTTTGGAGCTGTTCACGGAGTGCGGGATTGCGGTGGTCGGGGACGATCTGGCGCAGGAGTCCCGGCTGTACCGGACGGCGATCCCGAAGCGTGGAACGGCGCTGGAGGATCTGGCGGGGCAGTGGTTTGAGCGGAAGGGATGCTCGATGGTGCATGAGGTGGAAAGCACACGGGGCTCCATGCTGGTGGAGATGGCGCAGGCCGCGGGGGCCCAGGGGATCGTGGTGTGCCTGATGCGCTTCTGCGATGTGGAGGAGTACGACTATCCCATGATCGCACAGTCCGCCAAAGAGGCCGGCCTGCGCTGCCTCTGCCTGGAGATCGACCAGAGCACCCAGAACAACGAGCAGTCCCACACCAAGATCCAGAGCTTCGCTGAGATGGCATAGGCCACTTTGACCCAATAGACTTTGACCGGTTGGGCATCAGGCCCTCCCCCGCACAGGGACTTTGGTAAATGGGATCTCTGTGTCGGAGGGGGGCGGCCCGACAGGGTATCTGCGCGAAATGAATTACAAATAATTCTTTTAATGTAAGTATATAGGTGGAATGTCCCCTCTTTGGCGCTGTCACTGCATAACAACCCCCCACTGCGGCACGCCGGAGAGGGTTTCCAGCGGACCGAAGTGGGGGCGGCCAGCAGCTAAGGGGACATGGCAGGCAAAGCATGTGCCGCCGGAGGGGTACTCTCAGCGGAAGCTAACCCTCAGTATTCTGGTACTGCTCCATGTACTTGATCAGGAAAGAGCGGAATTGATGGGCCGCGACGGAGAGCTTGCGCCCTTTGTGCCAGGCAATGACCTGGGTCCGGGGGACAAGGGGCTGTGACAGCTTGGCATATTCAAACGTGCTGAGTATGTTGCTGGCGATTCCCAGCACAGAGGAGAAGCCGATCCCATAATTGGCCCGGAGCATTTCGGTGCGGAGCTGGTAATCGCACTCGACGACCACGTTGGGCTTAAAGCCGGAGGCGGCACAGATCTCGTCAAACCAGCGGCGGGAGGAATAGCCCTGGGAGAGCGCAACGAAAGGTTCGTTTTTGGCCTCCAACAGGTCCAGGGTCTTCCGGCCGTGGAAGCGGTGGCTGGAGTTGAATACCAGAACCGGCCAGTCGTGATAGAGTACTTCGTAGTCCCATTCTCCACAGTCCAGGTCCCTGAGGGCGGTGACAATGAAATCGTATTTGGAAGAGGTCATGTGCTGGTTGAGGTCGTCCAGCTTGATGGCCGTGTGCTGTACCAGAATGTCGGGGTAGGTCTCAAGAAATTTGTGGATCGCACGGGTCCAGAGAGACTCGGCCGTGGAGGCCACGGTGAAGCAGTTGTCCCGGCGTACGCCGGCGTCCTTGAGTTCCGTCTTGGCATTTTGCAGAGCGTCGAAGATTTCATTCACATAGCGCTGGAGAATGCGTCCGTTTTCATTCAGGCGGATGTTGCGGCCCACGCGGTCGAAGAGCTTGACGCCAAGTTCGTTTTCCAGTCGGGAGATGGTGGCACTCAGAGAGGGCGCGGCAATCATAAGGCTTTCGGCGGTGCGGGTCAGATGTTCTCTCTCCGCCAAAACTTTAAAATAATATAGCTGCAGCAGTTCCATGAGATCATCTCCGTTCATACTAACAGTGGCATGAGCAACTATTAGGTTATATAGGAAAAGTATAGCACAGTTCAAAAAATATGACAATTCCAAATGACAAAAAAAGAGAAATTTCGGCATCATGATCAATTCAGTTTAGGGGCGGGCCCCTAAACTGCTGAGGAGCGCTCCTCAGCAGTTTGATATTCCCTGGATACGCAGTAAAAAATGAACGGCACGATAGCTGTAGACGGAAGGACGGACAAGTACATCGCAATCTCTGTGGGAAGAGAGAAGAAAAACAACTGAATCATGAATGAGGGGAGAATTCGGTATGGAATCCAGTACTATTGCGATTATCATCACAATCATTACGATCATTTCCTTTGTCCTCGAGAAAATCCCCCTGGCGATGACCGCCATGATCGCCTCTCTGGCGATGGGCATCATTCTGCCTGAGATGAAGCTGGCAGATGTTTACAGCGGTTTCTCAAGCACGACGGTCATGATGGTCGCGGGCATGTGTGTTGTCGGCGACGCCCTCTTTAAGACCGGTATGGCCAATAAGATCGGCAAGGCTATCGGCGGAAGCTCCCTAGCCAAGAATGAACGGATGTTCACCATCGCGGTGGTTATTTGCTGCACGATCATGTCCTCGTTCCTGTCCAACTCCGGCACCATTGCCATGTGGATGCCCCTGATCGCCGCTGTAGCCGCCAAGTCCCACGGCGCGATCCGTTCCAAGATGGTCATTATGGCTGCTGGCATTGCCTGTGCTGTCGGCGGTGCGGGCACCCTGGTAGGCTCCACCTCCCAGCAGACCGCCAACTCCGTGCTGATGGGTTATGAGGAGTACAAGGACGGACTGGGTCTCTTTGACCAGACCTTGGTTATGATCCCTCTCTGTATCATCATGGTCGTCTACTTTGCCACGGTGGGGTATTCCCTCACCAAGAAGGTCCTGAAGCCGGAGAGCCCCGACTTTGACAAGGGGAACTATTACGCCGATCTGGCCAATACAACCACAGACGCTGCAACCTCAAATATCCCCGCCTGGAAGGGCTGGATGTCGGTCATAGTCCTGATCCTCTGCATCGTGGGGTTCATCCTCACAGGGTTTGCCCCCTTTAAGCCCTATTTGAATGTGGGCATCATCGGCCTGCTGGGCGCCACGATCCTCATCACCAGCGGTTGCATGCCCCTGAAAAAGACGCTGGCCGAGATGGACTGGAACACGCTGGTCATTTTGGCCGCCGCCCAAGGTTTTGCCAAGGGTCTGGAT contains:
- a CDS encoding 2-hydroxyacyl-CoA dehydratase subunit D, which produces MSEIKAILEELAEVSGNPRKQMEKYLSAGKKVVGCFPVYTPEELVHAGGMIPMGLWGGQITPSVAGKYNPIFTCSIMRSCMEYGMTGVYEGLTCAVMPMLCDTFRGMSAAWRSGVKDIPLVSFIHPQNRTDSDAFSFLVEEYRAAAKKLEEVTGCTITEESLAQSIEVYNEHSATMMAFAKAANDHLDVITPVARHAVFKSALFMEKGEHTEKVKELLSALEGLPKYEHKGKKVILTGITAEPDEFLELFTECGIAVVGDDLAQESRLYRTAIPKRGTALEDLAGQWFERKGCSMVHEVESTRGSMLVEMAQAAGAQGIVVCLMRFCDVEEYDYPMIAQSAKEAGLRCLCLEIDQSTQNNEQSHTKIQSFAEMA
- a CDS encoding LysR family transcriptional regulator, with protein sequence MNGDDLMELLQLYYFKVLAEREHLTRTAESLMIAAPSLSATISRLENELGVKLFDRVGRNIRLNENGRILQRYVNEIFDALQNAKTELKDAGVRRDNCFTVASTAESLWTRAIHKFLETYPDILVQHTAIKLDDLNQHMTSSKYDFIVTALRDLDCGEWDYEVLYHDWPVLVFNSSHRFHGRKTLDLLEAKNEPFVALSQGYSSRRWFDEICAASGFKPNVVVECDYQLRTEMLRANYGIGFSSVLGIASNILSTFEYAKLSQPLVPRTQVIAWHKGRKLSVAAHQFRSFLIKYMEQYQNTEG
- a CDS encoding SLC13 family permease, coding for MESSTIAIIITIITIISFVLEKIPLAMTAMIASLAMGIILPEMKLADVYSGFSSTTVMMVAGMCVVGDALFKTGMANKIGKAIGGSSLAKNERMFTIAVVICCTIMSSFLSNSGTIAMWMPLIAAVAAKSHGAIRSKMVIMAAGIACAVGGAGTLVGSTSQQTANSVLMGYEEYKDGLGLFDQTLVMIPLCIIMVVYFATVGYSLTKKVLKPESPDFDKGNYYADLANTTTDAATSNIPAWKGWMSVIVLILCIVGFILTGFAPFKPYLNVGIIGLLGATILITSGCMPLKKTLAEMDWNTLVILAAAQGFAKGLDVSGGGKVIADAVLNLFGGSESASTMALMAAGVIVTGVLTNFMSNTALAAMMTPIYIEIAKSMGVSPIPFVIAIGCVATNLACATPVGTPACTQTLPAGYKYMDYMKIGGPLCIILIIAAAVLCPIMYTF